A single genomic interval of Gouania willdenowi chromosome 10, fGouWil2.1, whole genome shotgun sequence harbors:
- the LOC114471551 gene encoding homeodomain-interacting protein kinase 1-like, translating into MSQFLFSGTSAAATAELQVLHSSTVDYSILECVGEGNFGKVVKCQNLSNNETVAVKIIKEGFEEDLEHEISMLKLISVLDADHTNLLKFYEHFVYMNYNCLVFEILDVDLYTLMENREWEYLSLTEICSIAEQLLVALDSLKDLGIIHTDIKPDNVMVVSGKIQPLKAKLIDFGLAITTSSMEPGLDIQPLGYRAPEVSIGLPFSEAIDVWGLGCLLTFLYIGENLLSVSCDYQMMKRVSELLGLPKDDQLQAGVHTRSFFCEAEGSPKWRLMTPEEYEAANNIVPEEQQRFVEFSSLDDLVNVHPGEESGEAEDRKAFVDLLKQLLRLDGDERISPCQAQVHHFFTTSHLNQQETSRHYQPSSQVDNTTCPASGEESVLDQACVTESNDGDRLNLAATSWDLFYVTLPEEELSLSSISCDALVAEASHDLPPVTDVDLVSVPTPHTNDQVLDQSSSGAKKRSLMKRIRRLFQRIKTFFVKK; encoded by the exons ATGTCCCAATTTCTGTTCTCTGGAACTTCAGCTGCTGCAA CAGCTGAACTTCAGGTTCTCCACAGCAGCACTGTGGATTACTCCATCCTGGAGTGTGTTGGTGAAGGCAACTTTGGGAAGGTGGTCAAGTGCCAGAACCTCAGCAACAATGAGACGGTGGCTGTAAAAATAATCAAGGAGGGCTTTGAAGAAGATCTTGAGCATGAG atttccaTGCTGAAGTTAATCAGTGTCCTTGATGCTGACCACACAAATTTGCTCAAATTTTATGAGCATTTTGTGTACATGAACTACAACTGCCTGGTATTTGAGATTCTGGACGTCGACCTTTACACTCTAATGGAAAACCGAGAGTGGGAGTACCTGAGTCTGACTGAAATCTGTTCTATTGCTGAGCAG CTACTGGTGGCTTTAGATTCCCTGAAAGACCTTGGAATCATTCACACTGACATAAAACCTGACAATGTCATGGTGGTCAGTGGGAAGATCCAGCCATTGAAAGCCAAACTAATCGACTTTGGTCTGGCTATTACAACTTCCAGCATGGAGCCTGGCCTTGACATTCAGCCTCTAGGATACAG GGCTCCTGAAGTCTCCATTGGCCTTCCCTTCAGTGAGGCCATTGATGTGTGGGGCCTGGGTTGTTTGCTCACATTCCTCTACATTGGAGAAAACCTCTTGTCTGTGTCCTGCGATTATCAGATGATGAAGCGTGTTTCAGAGCTTCTTGGTCTACCAAAGGACGACCAGCTCCAGGCCGGGGTTCACACCAGGAGcttcttttgtgaggctgaGGGAAGCCCAAAATGGCGATTGATG ACACCAGAGGAATATGAAGCTGCGAACAACATCGTACCTGAGGAGCAACAACGTTTCGTTGAGTTCTCTTCTTTGGATGATCTGGTTAAT GTTCATCCAGGAGAAGAAAGTGGTGAGGCTGAGGACAGAAAAGCCTTTGTCGACCTGCTGAAGCAGCTCCTGCGCTTGGATGGAGATGAAAGGATCTCTCCCTGTCAGGCTCAGGTTCACCACTTCTTCACCACATCCCACCTCAACCAGCAGGAGACCAGCAGACACTATCAACCCTCCTCACAGGTTGATAACACAACCTGCCCTGCATCTGGTGAAGAGTCTGTTCTGGATCAAGCCTGTGTGACAGAATCAAACGATGGTGACAGACTGAATTTGGCCGCTACATCCTGGGATTTGTTCTATGTGACTCTGCCAGAAGAAGAACTTTCCCTCTCGTCAATCAGTTGTGATGCCTTGGTTGCAGAAGCTTCACATGATCTCCCTCCTGTAACTGATGTGGACCTGGTTTCTGTTCCCACtcctcatacaaatgatcaAGTTCTGGATCAGTCTTCAAGTGGAGCAAAAAAACGTTCTTTGATGAAGAGGATTCGAAGGCTTTTCCAAAGAATCAAGACTTTTTTTGTTAAGAAGTGA